A single genomic interval of Hemibagrus wyckioides isolate EC202008001 linkage group LG13, SWU_Hwy_1.0, whole genome shotgun sequence harbors:
- the tnrc6ba gene encoding trinucleotide repeat-containing gene 6B protein isoform X3 yields the protein MEDKKRKKEDKRKRETSQKVVEQKNKVPELTKTPSTQSPAVPSSVSPSPGPISSTTTSTATPAAVAPPQGGNNAKRSAVANGQPSPSAQAPQRYMPREVPPRFRCQQDHKVLLKRGQPPLSSMLLGGGNSGGDSPNATVAAASDSSLGSGGPAASSLPHTSSSSSIAASSTTTNYANSMWGVSSGSQPLSQGREKVIVDGSDLEEWPSIAAGDGARTGEKVVSGGADGNGMPNCSASWGERQQPKVVGGVNEGGKSVSSGSPSPPSSSCSTNECMQPSSVVWGSQGATGVNSVAAGSLPSVSKASPLSGTECSIGVNCGFPGANFNPNANPSAWPALVPDGAGAAATEGGSTPLQSSTSLSANNSISVNQASHQHQLHQMQYRDIEPSCREWGGTSLEPGAGPKNTAVMDGGDGDCGSTGGGDLSASSSSSSASSSAWRTQPFPANSKTGASRTDAWEGGAGGSSVSADGGNSWGFSGQDDRGGPVGGSTWGTGTQGAWNGGVGEWGNSSSVGNPGGGNEDGSSSNSSTSGGSAGNPSVSSSTTSTMTRAWDNQKGSADGGTGDSNEWGGQGTRGGTSSSSGGGNSRNGNQHHGHHRSHQPPNAEVALQNLLNRPDLDPRVLSNSGWGQTQIRQNVAWDLEGDGGTAGGARSAASSHVPPYSTVTSTTAPSSSSLHPGQPQNPNLNSNPVLTPQSVSPGEGWDNSSSSSSSSSSLPNRGPQPAANSIQTPGVSQSGNAASQLAGGQNKSSGGWGELSPSESQGRGWGSEGPDWRDKVTGGGSSGWGDVRQQGTQVGGGEEWGKIKDEKGTGGWNEMGRGDGGNWGQRSGSEWGERETKASTGNWGDGKDNGGTRVDSEVGTWGSWDEGTPRKAWGAGGTDTAGVGGGGDLGSKAHSGWGGNVHTSQMPNSQSTSMKGQAQQQQQSQPQQSQSLDTGAMQGGWGRQGGPSAPSQSSGWTSGPIPQISSAPGSSSEPSGWEEPSPQSISRKKEIDDGTSAWGDPNNYNYVNYWDKNNGSSGQTQPMQTQQQGPPPMPGRVPTSLGNRDMNLSHSSNKAPTVAQSGWGRSSSPSSPCVDNGTAAWGKPTETSTSWGDPEDSGNASGWGNPPNPIKSGSKSMQEGWGEREGSVSASRHSSWEEEDEGGVVWNSAGSQGSSSSYNSGGWGGKKPNKGSVKGGDSWINPMTRQFSNMGLMGEEPSGRPLDLAPGPPQDKKIDGDKRGMGLSDYNGEMRKGGRGGGGGVVFRSPGSKEVGPAETGPYYDKMGGHIFGSGGGMAQPRHQPGMSPINPTVRAQVPHQFLSPQVPGSVLKQMPPPSGGVGAVGGGVFPPQLSPQHIAMLSSIYPPHIQFQLACQLLLQQHPQQQQQQQPQQLLPNQRKFPQNVRQQADPQQLARIMAVLQQQRQQQQQVGSVGGSSKLSPSHLGSGSQKMPMSDSLSHPGMGGSVADLHQKSSPTYSGFGSGVNLPGLELGSMAGGPGSLKESGGQQSRFKWMMEGHSPAPSSPDDALHKNGPIATPLKRGGSPYSQYDILGPEGLGGPLQGSTDNWQRTPGNKMGTKTGISSWPPEFQPGVPWKGIQSVDPESDPYMTPGSMLNSSAVSSLSDTEHQLLRDNTESNPSLNTLLPSPGAWPYSASDSPLNNAHNSAKYAEYKPSWPPEPIGHNKPWKNRNAPQLPRPPPGLTNQKQPSVSPWAGGGAPRLGRGWGGSGGSQETRYGSGSAWSDGGASRGSCWLLLSNLTPQIDGSTLRTICMQHGPLLTFHLGLTQGSALIRYSTRQEAAKAQSALHMCVLGNTTILAEFVSEDEVARYFAHSQGGSTSGGGPPGAAGSSSVGAVGTVSTGSSGERERAGGGSATTGGGGNGGGVVPAGSSWQSLDGTGSSPDPVSVQAPGLNIFAQWSNGAGGSGASSNAAGVEPGRQGLWAAMPAGYSSSSLWGSPALEDRHQMSSPAALLPGDLLGGGSDSL from the exons ATGGAAgacaagaaaaggaagaaagaagataAAAGGAAAAGGGAAACCTCACAGAAG GTGGTTgagcaaaaaaacaaag TGCCAGAACTGACCAAGACCCCATCTACCCAATCTCCTGCCGTCCCCAGCTCGGTCTCCCCCAGCCCTGGCCCTATCTCTTCTACAACAACCTCCACTGCCACCCCGGCTGCTGTTGCCCCCCCTCAGGGTGGGAACAATGCTAAGCGGTCGGCGGTGGCCAACGGACAGCCCTCCCCCAGTGCCCAGGCCCCACAGCGCTACATGCCCCGTGAAGTGCCCCCTCGATTCCGTTGCCAGCAGGACCACAAAGTGCTACTGAAGAGGGGCCAGCCACCATTGTCCTCCATGCTGCTGGGAGGAGGCAACAGTGGGGGAGACAGCCCCAATGCAACAGTGGCCGCTGCCTCAG ATTCCAGCTTGGGTTCTGGAGGTCCAGCTGCTTCCTCTCTGCCCCAcacatcatcctcctcatcaatCGCTGCTTCTTCTACTACTACAAATTATGCAAATTCCATGTGGGGGGTGAGCTCTGGTAGCCAACCCCTCTCTCAGGGCAGGGAGAAGGTGATAGTGGATGGGTCAGACCTGGAGGAATGGCCTAGTATTGCTGCTGGGGATGGAGCCAGAACAGGAGAAAAAGTTGTTTCAGGAGGTGCAGATGGCAATGGAATGCCAAACTGTAGTGCCTCATGGGGTGAAAGGCAACAACCGAAAGTTGTGGGAGGAGTAAATGAAGGTGGGAAAAGTGTCAGTTCTGGTAGCCCCTCCCCACCTTCATCCTCCTGTTCAACCAATGAATGTATGCAGCCTAGTAGTGTTGTTTGGGGTTCCCAGGGAGCCACCGGTGTAAATTCAGTAGCAGCAGGATCATTGCCCTCCGTATCCAAAGCCTCCCCTCTATCAGGGACTGAGTGCTCCATTGGTGTCAACTGTGGGTTTCCAGGTGCCAACTTTAACCCTAATGCCAACCCCTCTGCCTGGCCAGCCCTGGTACCAGATGGGGCTGGGGCAGCTGCAACAGAGGGTGGCTCCACTCCTCTCCAAAGCTCAACATCATTGTCTGCCAACAACTCTATTTCTGTGAATCAAGCCTCTCATCAGCACCAACTTCACCAAATGCAATATAGAGACATAGAGCCATCCTGTAGAGAATGGGGTGGTACATCACTGGAGCCAGGAGCAGGACCAAAAAACACAGCAGTGATGGATGGGGGTGATGGAGACTGTGGAAGTACTGGGGGAGGGGATCTTTCTGcatcttcttcttcgtcttccgCATCTTCATCTGCTTGGAGAACTCAGCCTTTTCCTGCAAATTCCAAAACGGGTGCCTCAAGAACTGATGCATGGGAGGGTGGAGCTGGGGGTAGTTCTGTCTCTGCTGATGGGGGGAACTCATGGGGGTTCAGTGGACAGGATGACAGAGGAGGGCCTGTGGGTGGGAGTACATGGGGCACTGGAACTCAGGGAGCATGGAATGGAGGAGTTGGTGAATGGGGCAATTCAAGTAGTGTTGGCAATCCAGGTGGAGGAAATGAAGATGGCTCAAGCAGTAACAGCAGCACCAGTGGTGGAAGTGCTGGAAACCCTTCAGTTTCTTCCTCCACAACTTCAACTATGACAAGAGCTTGGGACAATCAGAAAGGGTCTGCAGATGGAGGAACAGGAGACTCCAATGAGTGGGGAGGACAGGGAACCAGAGGAGGTACCTCATCCTCCAGTGGTGGGGGAAACTCAAGAAATGGCAATCAGCACCATGGCCACCACCGCTCTCATCAGCCTCCCAATGCTGAAGTGGCCTTACAGAATCTGCTCAACCGGCCTGACCTGGATCCTAGAGTGCTGTCCAACTCAGGATGGGGGCAGACACAGATCCGACAGAATGTGGCATGGGATTTGGAAGGAGATGGAGGCACAGCAGGTGGAGCCAGATCTGCTGCTTCAAGCCATGTTCCACCATACTCTACTGTCACTTCAACCACTGCCCCATCTTCCTCATCTCTACATCCTGGTCAACCTCAGAACCCCAACCTGAACTCCAATCCAGTCCTTACACCCCAATCTGTCTCACCTGGTGAAGGCTGGGATAacagtagtagcagcagcagcagtagttcCTCTCTGCCTAATCGAGGTCCACAGCCAGCTGCTAACAGTATCCAAACCCCAGGTGTTTCACAATCGGGTAATGCAGCGAGTCAGTTAGCAGGGGGACAGAACAAGTCTTCAGGAGGCTGGGGAGAGTTAAGTCCATCTGAAAGCCAAGGGAGAGGTTGGGGCAGTGAGGGTCCAGATTGGAGAGATAAGGTAACAGGGGGTGGATCAAGTGGTTGGGGAGATGTTAGACAACAGGGTACTCAAGTAGGAGGTGGTGAAGAGTGGGGTAAAATTAAGGATGAGAAAGGGACTGGAGGTTGGAATGAAATGGGTAGAGGGGATGGGGGGAACTGGGGCCAGCGAAGTGGTAGTGAATGGGGGGAGCGGGAGACCAAAGCAAGCACTGGGAACTGGGGAGATGGGAAGGATAATGGAGGTACACGTGTAGACTCAGAAGTAGGTACTTGGGGAAGCTGGGATGAAGGCACACCAAGGAAAGCTTGGGGAGCAGGAGGTACTGACACAGCTGGAGTTGGAGGTGGGGGGGACCTGGGTAGCAAGGCTCACTCGGGTTGGGGTGGGAATGTACACACTTCACAGATGCCAAACAGCCAGTCGACCTCTATGAAAGGTCAggcacagcagcagcaacaatcACAGCCCCAGCAGTCACAGTCACTGGACACAGGGGCCATGCAAGGGGGCTGGGGAAGACAAGGAGGTCCTTCAGCTCCGAGCCAAAGTTCAGGGTGGACCTCAGGGCCTATACCCCAAATATCCAGTGCCCCTGGGAGCAGTTCAGAGCCAAGTGGCTGGGAGGAGCCTTCTCCACAGTCTATAAGTAGGAAAAAGGAAATAGATGATGGAACATCTGCCTGGGGTGATCCCAATAACTACAACTATGTCAATTATTGGGACAAGAACAATGGCTCATCTGGACAGACACAACCAATGCAGACTCAGCAGCAGGGACCTCCACCTATGCCAGGAAGAGTGCCTACAAGCCTTGGGAACAGGGACATGAACCTCTCACATTCTTCCAATAAGGCCCCTACAGTGG CTCAGTCCGGATGGGGCAGAAGCAGCTCTCCCTCTAGTCCATGTGTCGATAATGGCACAGCAGCTTGGGGGAAGCCGACTGAGACGTCCACAAGCTGGGGTGATCCAGAGGATTCTGGGAACGCGTCAGGTTGGGGAAATCCCCCCAACCCAATCAAGTCTG GTTCAAAGTCTATGCAAGAAGGCTGGGGTGAGAGAGAAGGCTCTGTCAGTGCCTCCCGTCACTCTAGCtgggaggaagaggatgagggCGGTGTTGTGTGGAACAGTGCTGGATCACAAGGCAGTAGCTCTTCATACAACTCTGGGGGCTGGGGAGGCAAGAAGCCTAATAAG GGTTCAGTAAAAGGTGGCGACTCTTGGATAAACCCAATGACCAGACAGTTCTCAAACATGGGGCTGATG GGAGAGGAGCCCAGTGGCCGTCCTCTGGATCTGGCTCCTGGCCCTCCTCAAGATAAAAAGATTGATGGAGATAAACGAGGTATGGGTTTAAGTGACTACAATGGAGAGATGCGCAAAGGAGGGCGTGGAGGCGGAGGAGGAGTAGTCTTCCGTTCACCTGGTTCCAAAGAGGTGGGGCCTGCTGAAACTGGGCCTTATTACGACAAG ATGGGTGGTCATATATTTGGGAGTGGTGGTGGAATGGCACAGCCCAGGCATCAGCCAGGAATGTCCCCCATTAACCCAACTGTGCGAGCGCAAGTGCCTCATCAGTTCCTGTCACCTCAG gtgcCAGGCTCTGTGCTGAAGCAGATGCCTCCTCctagtggtggtgttggagcAGTAGGTGGAGGAGTTTTCCCTCCTCAGCTGTCCCCACAACACATCGCCATGCTCAGCAGCATCTACCCCCCTCACATCCAGTTCCAGCTG GCGTGTCAGCTGCTCCTGCAACagcatcctcagcagcagcaacagcagcagccgCAGCAGCTCTTACCGAACCAGCGAAAATTCCCTCAGAATGTGCGTCAGCAAGCAGACCCCCAACAG CTTGCAAGAATCATGGCTGTACTTCAGCAGCAGaggcagcagcaacaacaggtGGGCAGTGTAGGGGGAAGCTCTAAACTTTCACCGTCTCACCTTGGTAGTGGTAGCCAAAAAATGCCCATGTCTGATTCGTTGTCTCACCCTGGTATGGGAGGCTCAGTGGCAGACCTGCATCAAAAATCATCACCTACATATTCAG GGTTTGGTTCTGGTGTGAATCTGCCTGGTCTGGAGTTGGGCTCCATGGCTGGTGGTCCAGGAAGTTTGAAAGAAAGTGGGGGACAGCAGTCTCGCTTTAAATGGATGATGGAGGGTCACTCACCAGCTCCCTCTTCTCCTGATGATGCACTTCACAAAAATG GCCCTATTGCTACTCCCCTGAAGAGAGGAGGCTCCCCATATTCTCAGTACGATATACTTGGCCCTGAAGGTTTGGGTGGCCCTCTCCAAGGGTCCACAGACAACTGGCAAAGAACTCCTGGAAACAAAATGGGAACCAAGACTGGAATATCCAGCTGGCCTCCAG AATTCCAGCCAGGGGTGCCATGGAAAGGAATACAGAGTGTCGATCCTGAATCTGACCCCTACATGACCCCTGGGAGTATGCTGAATTCATCTGCAGTCTCAAGCCTCAGTGATACTGAGCACCAGTTGCTAAGAGATAATACAG AATCAAACCCCTCCCTAAACACCTTGCTGCCTTCACCTGGTGCCTGGCCCTATAGTGCCTCAGACAGCCCCCTCAACAATGCACATAATTCAG CTAAGTACGCAGAGTACAAGCCAAGCTGGCCTCCTGAGCCCATTGGACACAACAAGCCTTGGAAGAATCGAAATGCACCTCAGCTACCCCGCCCACCTCCTggactgaccaatcagaaacagcCCTCTGTGTCCCCATGGGCAGGAGGAGGAGCACCACGATTGGGAAGGGGTTGGGGTGGATCTGGAGGAAGCCAAGAAACCAGATATGGATCTG GGTCAGCATGGAGTGATGGCGGAGCCTCAAGGGGTAGTTGTTGGCTGTTGCTGAGTAATCTAACTCCTCAG ATTGATGGTTCCACCCTGCGCACTATCTGTATGCAGCATGGTCCTCTGTTGACCTTTCACCTTGGTCTAACCCAGGGCAGTGCTCTGATTCGCTACAGTACTCGCCAAGAAGCAGCCAAAGCTCAGAGTGCACTACACAT GTGTGTTCTGGGCAACACCACAATCCTGGCAGAGTTTGTAAGTGAGGATGAGGTTGCTCGCTATTTTGCACATTCCCAGGGTGGAAGCACCAGTGGAGGCGGGCCGCCAGGAGCAGCAGGGTCATCCAGCGTAGGTGCAGTGGGCACAGTGAGTACTGGTAGctctggagagagagaacggGCAGGGGGAGGAAGTGCTACCACAGGAGGTGGTGGCAATGGAGGTGGAGTTGTGCCTGCAGGCTCTAGTTGGCAGAGTTTGGATGGTACCGGTAGCTCCCCAGATCCGGTCTCTGTCCAGGCACCAGGCCTGAACATCTTTGCCCAGTGGAGCAATGGTGCTGGTGGAAGTGGAGCAAGCAGCAATGCGGCAGGCGTGGAGCCAGGCAGGCAAGGGCTATGGGCTGCAATGCCTGCTGGGTATTCGAGCAGCAGCCTTTGGGGATCGCCAGCTCTGGAGGATCGGCACCAGATGAGCAGCCCTGCAGCTCTGCTACCTGGAGACTTGCTGGGTGGTGGCTCTGACTCcctctga